Proteins from one Azospirillum brasilense genomic window:
- the lptF gene encoding LPS export ABC transporter permease LptF, whose protein sequence is MNRLQRYLFRNLLIALLYSTAGLTLTIWLSQSLRLIEMVVEAGAPMRVFLWLLILTVPTFLGIVLPLALVGAVLFTYNRLATDSELVVMRAAGVGPFALAAPAMLLAFGVTVVVYVLNLWLTPAAHQELVRMEYAVRSDYSQLFLREGVFNEVGDRFSVFVRERDSEANLHNVIIHDGRVPEKPVTIMGERAVMLTGSEGARFVVYNGNRQELDRKTNRLSQLFFERYAVDLKVLSSASGERYPDARERSTDELLHPPPQMAADPKMMRDLLAELHHRLSSPLLALAYTMVALACLLSGEFNRRGQSVRVTTAVLVVMAIQSAVLGLSSLAAKVTVLVPLMYVLPVAALAPAAWILSRNLRRRVPPGGEAAAG, encoded by the coding sequence ATGAACCGACTGCAACGCTATCTCTTCCGCAATCTTCTGATCGCCCTTCTCTATTCCACGGCCGGCCTGACCCTGACGATCTGGCTGAGCCAGTCCCTGCGGCTGATCGAGATGGTGGTGGAGGCCGGGGCGCCGATGCGGGTGTTCCTGTGGCTTCTCATCCTGACGGTGCCGACCTTCCTCGGCATCGTGCTGCCGCTGGCCCTGGTCGGGGCGGTGCTGTTCACCTACAACCGGCTGGCGACCGACAGCGAGCTGGTGGTGATGCGCGCTGCCGGCGTCGGCCCCTTCGCCCTGGCCGCGCCGGCGATGCTGCTGGCCTTCGGCGTGACGGTGGTCGTCTACGTGCTGAACCTGTGGCTGACACCCGCCGCCCATCAGGAACTGGTGCGCATGGAATACGCCGTGCGCAGCGACTATTCGCAGCTGTTCCTGCGCGAGGGCGTGTTCAACGAGGTGGGCGACCGCTTCAGCGTGTTCGTGCGTGAGCGCGACAGCGAGGCCAATCTGCACAACGTCATCATCCATGACGGGCGCGTTCCGGAAAAGCCGGTGACGATCATGGGCGAGCGGGCGGTGATGCTGACCGGGTCGGAGGGCGCGCGCTTCGTCGTCTACAACGGCAACCGGCAGGAGCTGGACCGAAAGACCAACCGGCTGTCCCAGCTGTTCTTCGAACGCTACGCGGTGGATCTGAAGGTGCTGAGCAGCGCCAGCGGCGAACGCTATCCGGACGCCCGCGAACGCTCCACCGACGAGTTGCTGCACCCGCCGCCCCAGATGGCGGCGGACCCGAAGATGATGCGGGACCTGCTGGCGGAGCTGCATCATCGCCTGTCCTCGCCGCTGCTGGCGCTGGCCTACACCATGGTGGCGCTGGCTTGCCTGCTGTCGGGCGAGTTCAACCGGCGCGGCCAGTCGGTGCGCGTGACCACCGCGGTGCTGGTGGTGATGGCGATCCAGTCCGCCGTCCTCGGCCTGTCCAGCCTCGCCGCCAAGGTGACCGTGCTGGTGCCGCTGATGTATGTGCTGCCGGTGGCCGCTCTGGCGCCGGCGGCCTGGATTCTGTCGCGCAACCTGCGGCGGCGCGTGCCGCCCGGCGGCGAAGCGGCGGCGGGCTGA
- a CDS encoding glycosyltransferase family 9 protein: protein MRILFITSNRLGDAVLSTGLLAHLSERYPDAALTIACGPLPAPLFRSVPGLERLIPMPKRAWARHWVDLWRACVGTRWDLVVDLRNSAVGRLVLAKRRFFHARAPHLHKVEEIGRVLGLSPPPSPRLWIDAVAEAEADRLLPGGAEPFLAIGPTANWTGKEWPADRFAALAARLTGPGGRLSGRRVAVLAAGPERGRARPVLDALGERAIDLTGRTDPMAAAACVRRAALYVGNDSGLMHIAAAAGTPTVGLFGPGFPETYGPWGMAARTVISRVPRSELLARQKADPQANGLMDGISVEAVEQAADELLGPAAPGPVMPQPREVVTNPCKSPEAGP from the coding sequence TTGCGCATCCTGTTCATCACCTCCAACCGGCTGGGCGACGCTGTCCTTTCCACCGGCCTGCTGGCCCATCTGAGCGAACGGTATCCGGACGCCGCGCTGACCATAGCCTGCGGTCCCCTGCCGGCACCGCTGTTCCGTTCCGTACCAGGGTTGGAGCGGCTGATCCCCATGCCGAAGCGGGCCTGGGCGCGGCATTGGGTCGATCTGTGGCGGGCCTGCGTCGGCACGCGCTGGGATCTGGTGGTCGATCTGCGCAACTCCGCGGTCGGCCGTCTCGTGCTGGCGAAGCGCCGGTTCTTCCACGCCCGCGCCCCGCATCTCCACAAGGTGGAGGAGATCGGGCGAGTGCTGGGCCTGTCCCCGCCGCCGTCCCCCCGCCTGTGGATCGACGCGGTGGCCGAGGCCGAGGCCGACCGGCTGCTGCCCGGCGGCGCGGAGCCGTTCCTGGCGATCGGCCCGACCGCGAACTGGACCGGCAAGGAGTGGCCGGCGGACCGCTTCGCCGCGCTTGCCGCGCGGCTGACCGGTCCCGGCGGCCGGCTGTCCGGCCGGCGCGTCGCCGTGCTGGCCGCTGGGCCGGAGCGGGGACGTGCCCGGCCGGTTCTGGACGCGCTGGGCGAACGGGCCATCGACCTGACCGGGCGCACCGATCCGATGGCTGCTGCGGCCTGCGTGCGCCGGGCGGCGCTCTATGTCGGCAACGATTCCGGGCTGATGCACATCGCCGCCGCCGCCGGTACGCCGACCGTCGGGCTGTTCGGGCCGGGCTTTCCCGAAACCTACGGTCCGTGGGGCATGGCGGCGCGCACTGTGATCAGCCGGGTTCCGCGATCCGAGCTTCTGGCCCGTCAGAAGGCCGATCCGCAGGCCAACGGCCTGATGGATGGAATATCGGTGGAAGCGGTCGAACAGGCGGCGGATGAACTGCTCGGGCCTGCAGCGCCGGGACCTGTAATGCCACAACCCCGTGAAGTCGTGACAAATCCTTGCAAATCACCGGAAGCAGGTCCCTAA
- a CDS encoding flagellar biosynthesis regulator FlaF, whose translation MKPTPTYANKPTSDNPRDVEAWALAEASRRLIDAGRSPVNEEALCAALQLNQRLWTIFQAAMTEEDCGHPPEVRTNIAALSLLVDRETVARLVDLDVSKLETLISINRSVASGLTARPESSAQGQAAPAPQMAARPPMAPQMAPPASAPDGQPPRQSLRISI comes from the coding sequence ATGAAGCCGACACCGACATACGCGAACAAGCCGACCTCCGACAATCCCCGCGATGTCGAGGCCTGGGCTTTGGCGGAGGCGTCGCGACGCCTGATCGATGCCGGGCGCAGCCCTGTGAACGAGGAGGCGCTCTGCGCCGCCCTGCAATTGAACCAGCGCCTGTGGACGATCTTCCAGGCCGCGATGACCGAAGAGGATTGCGGCCACCCGCCGGAGGTGCGGACCAACATCGCCGCCCTGTCGCTGCTGGTCGACCGTGAGACGGTCGCCCGGCTGGTCGACCTGGATGTGTCGAAGCTGGAAACGCTCATCAGCATCAACCGTTCAGTGGCCAGCGGCCTGACGGCCCGCCCAGAATCGTCCGCCCAGGGTCAGGCTGCGCCGGCTCCGCAGATGGCGGCGCGGCCTCCCATGGCGCCGCAAATGGCCCCGCCGGCGTCTGCTCCGGACGGGCAGCCCCCGCGCCAGTCGTTGCGGATCTCGATCTGA
- the flgK gene encoding flagellar hook-associated protein FlgK — MSLFGALGSATASLRAVQAQVKLVSDNVARADDPTRTRHTVSNVLDSNGFVLTSQYRREVDSALLSQVQDLTAREGSSATKSSYMQQLGDLLRTTSGKPQLNEYAEAFQTAWKAVETSPESEVAQYQLIQAADTFAREINRVSQGVEDMDREIQGDLSQSVGEVNRLLKEIESINNNIVSLQGYGSAGNEVADKRDGLIRELSTYVGVRTMARPDGRIAVFTPTGLALVDSQAANLSYEGGNINLTVGNQVTNVNQHLKEGKVAALMNLRADGSTANPPQAASADPTTEVIRKLRSQLDTYAQMFTGSTKPGEPTSFRDAYDQAKTVPGEEGTQFFMGNDRFTIHVNENLLNNTKKLKSAAVKDVVTALAATGRSFQADGLKLEGASFSSITSNITGGWMSAAKTAMDKGSLDKDSRQILEERYHATTGVNIDEEIANLQQLQTSYAASARVMQVANTMFDALEAIVR; from the coding sequence ATGTCCCTCTTCGGCGCCCTCGGCAGCGCGACGGCCAGCCTCCGTGCGGTCCAGGCCCAGGTGAAGCTGGTCTCGGACAACGTCGCCCGCGCCGACGATCCCACCCGCACCCGGCACACCGTGTCGAACGTGCTGGATTCCAACGGGTTCGTTCTCACCTCCCAGTACCGCCGCGAGGTCGACTCCGCCCTGCTCAGCCAGGTGCAGGACCTGACCGCGCGCGAGGGCTCCTCGGCCACCAAATCGTCCTACATGCAGCAGCTGGGCGACCTGCTGCGCACGACCAGCGGCAAGCCGCAGTTGAACGAATACGCCGAAGCCTTCCAGACCGCCTGGAAAGCGGTGGAGACCTCTCCGGAAAGCGAGGTCGCGCAGTACCAGCTGATCCAGGCCGCCGACACCTTCGCGCGCGAGATCAATCGCGTGTCCCAGGGCGTGGAGGACATGGACCGGGAAATCCAGGGCGACCTCAGCCAGTCGGTCGGCGAGGTGAACCGGCTGCTGAAGGAAATCGAAAGCATCAACAACAACATCGTGTCGCTGCAGGGCTACGGTTCGGCCGGCAACGAGGTGGCCGACAAGCGCGACGGGCTGATCCGCGAGCTGAGCACCTATGTCGGCGTGCGCACGATGGCCCGCCCGGACGGCCGCATCGCCGTCTTCACCCCCACGGGGCTGGCGCTGGTCGACAGCCAGGCGGCAAATCTTTCCTACGAGGGCGGCAATATCAACCTGACGGTGGGCAATCAAGTCACCAACGTCAACCAGCACCTGAAGGAGGGAAAGGTCGCCGCGCTGATGAACCTGCGCGCCGACGGCTCGACCGCCAACCCGCCGCAGGCGGCCAGCGCCGACCCGACCACCGAGGTGATCCGCAAGCTGCGTTCGCAGCTCGACACCTACGCGCAGATGTTCACCGGTTCGACCAAGCCCGGCGAGCCCACCAGCTTCCGCGACGCCTACGACCAGGCCAAGACGGTGCCGGGCGAGGAAGGCACGCAGTTCTTCATGGGCAACGACCGCTTCACCATCCATGTGAACGAGAACCTGCTGAACAACACGAAGAAGCTGAAGAGCGCGGCCGTCAAGGACGTGGTGACGGCGCTCGCCGCGACGGGCCGCAGCTTCCAGGCCGACGGGCTGAAGCTGGAGGGCGCGTCCTTCAGCTCCATCACCAGCAACATCACCGGCGGCTGGATGTCCGCGGCCAAGACCGCGATGGACAAAGGCTCGCTGGACAAGGACTCCCGCCAGATCCTGGAGGAGCGCTACCACGCGACGACCGGCGTCAACATCGACGAGGAAATCGCCAATCTGCAGCAGCTCCAGACCTCCTACGCCGCGTCGGCACGGGTCATGCAAGTGGCCAACACGATGTTTGACGCGCTGGAGGCGATCGTCCGATGA
- a CDS encoding flagellar hook-basal body complex protein, translating into MSIFGSMTTAVLGLSAQSKALGHISDNIANASTVGYKRVNTAFETLVLQSNERLHAPGGVTAAPVFMNNIQGNLTQVQSPTNAAIQGQGFFSVSKLSRGLTGPGQQGETVQTQTGTLNADNVYYTRVGDFELDKNRYLVNSAGFALNGWIVDDVTGQLKKDVVQPLQVNTLTDKPQSTNSITLGANLPATPTPGVPIPSSSIQVYDTQGNARTIQFNWRQDAANAWRLGIEAPGSSTQPVAGSFTGGAASMAAGSQVSGVTPVAQVSQVLVNGTTSVPSSSVTVGGRTNYYPDGTFQDNIRVGDTYSLTINGSAVPVTVTVTAGNIANFSNFTDVANALASQINATTPYTAEIDSKDPRRILVKMPDGTPVEVKGNPSSNTTPQLNTVSGPSTNLTGSASGTEQRSTFTFSTGGGSGAIDVGDEFRITVAGREFKTRVTSATIGTLVDINGVVDDLQYQINHAVPSLGVTAIIGGSAGAPAGSTPNQLILDGTAGTPTFTTSYGVTNADSRKNDIIASTPVAYTGATRTPIQLPVADPGGAPEITQLTFPTAASLKVPDQYVVNVAGVEFKTTVTYSNINTLNDMEGVVDDLVTKINDAGLAVNATRNAAGALVLTGTTNGTNLNVSGNKLDITATDNVRVGDSYTVRVDGVPYAVSVTADNILTMGTYGGIANALAAQINSARPQAPVIASVVNSQLQVTARNPGTPFKIDQEYTSGAASNNQVTGPTISAPTESRGQRQEFSYPQTQIDVGDVYSVSIDGTPISVQVDKSNYGNFQDINGVLQELANRVNAANLNVVATSTGGRLTLTHNTSTTGKFEAKASIQNATGSSGTLTASTTTSNVAGVRQSESVTLTGTPGDKDAEYTVIVNGSPITYRTTGEETSMETIAASLANLVNKNTSLPVTASAEGSVLKLVAKSASGTVADQFTLETAAQAGTTPAHVLLNFGTDPGNVGTITSVSTAKVGTGTAVTSANQGLGADANVTFTVDYGFGPQQITLNLGQIGKSGGVTQFAGSEINVRELVQDGASRGQYKEVVYGDNGDVIVNYDNGRSRTIGRIPVVTFNNPNALQREAGGVYIETDDGGRPNFNDPDTNGAGAVVANSVESSNVDIADEFTKLIVTQRTYSANTKIVTTSDEMLQEVLGLKR; encoded by the coding sequence ATGAGCATCTTCGGTTCGATGACCACCGCCGTCCTCGGCCTGAGCGCGCAGTCGAAGGCCCTCGGTCACATCTCTGACAACATCGCCAACGCCTCGACGGTCGGCTACAAGCGGGTCAACACCGCCTTCGAGACGCTGGTGCTCCAGTCCAACGAGCGGTTGCACGCGCCGGGCGGCGTGACGGCGGCGCCGGTCTTCATGAACAACATCCAGGGCAACCTGACCCAGGTGCAGAGCCCGACCAACGCCGCCATCCAGGGCCAGGGCTTCTTCAGCGTGTCCAAGCTCAGCCGCGGCCTGACCGGCCCCGGCCAGCAGGGCGAGACGGTGCAGACCCAGACCGGCACGCTGAACGCCGACAACGTCTACTACACCCGCGTCGGCGACTTCGAGCTGGACAAGAACCGCTATCTGGTGAACAGCGCCGGCTTCGCGCTGAACGGCTGGATCGTCGACGACGTGACCGGCCAGCTGAAGAAGGACGTGGTGCAGCCGCTCCAGGTCAACACCCTGACCGACAAGCCGCAATCGACCAACAGCATCACGCTGGGCGCCAACCTGCCGGCCACTCCGACGCCGGGCGTGCCGATCCCGTCCTCCAGCATCCAGGTCTACGACACCCAGGGCAACGCCCGGACCATCCAGTTCAACTGGCGCCAGGACGCCGCCAACGCGTGGCGCCTGGGCATCGAGGCGCCGGGCAGCTCGACCCAGCCGGTCGCCGGTTCCTTCACCGGCGGTGCCGCCTCAATGGCGGCGGGCAGTCAGGTGTCCGGCGTGACCCCAGTGGCGCAGGTGAGCCAAGTGCTGGTCAACGGCACGACCTCCGTCCCGTCCTCGTCGGTCACGGTCGGCGGCCGCACCAACTACTATCCGGACGGCACGTTCCAGGACAACATCCGGGTCGGCGACACCTACAGCCTGACCATCAACGGCAGCGCTGTTCCCGTAACGGTCACAGTGACTGCCGGCAACATCGCGAATTTCTCGAACTTCACGGACGTGGCGAACGCACTGGCCAGCCAGATCAACGCGACGACACCCTACACCGCCGAGATCGACAGCAAGGACCCACGCCGGATCCTGGTGAAGATGCCGGACGGCACCCCAGTCGAGGTCAAGGGCAACCCCTCATCCAACACCACGCCGCAACTCAACACTGTCAGCGGCCCTTCGACCAACCTGACCGGCTCGGCCAGCGGAACCGAGCAGCGCAGCACCTTCACCTTCTCCACCGGCGGCGGCAGCGGCGCCATCGACGTCGGCGACGAATTCCGCATCACCGTGGCGGGCAGGGAATTCAAGACGCGCGTCACCTCGGCCACCATCGGCACGCTGGTGGACATCAATGGCGTGGTCGACGATCTGCAATACCAGATCAACCACGCCGTTCCGTCACTGGGCGTCACCGCCATAATCGGCGGCTCGGCCGGCGCCCCGGCCGGTAGTACGCCCAATCAGCTCATACTGGATGGCACGGCCGGAACGCCGACCTTCACGACCTCCTACGGCGTGACCAACGCCGACAGCCGCAAGAACGATATCATCGCCTCCACCCCGGTAGCCTACACAGGCGCCACACGGACGCCCATCCAGCTCCCCGTCGCAGACCCCGGCGGCGCGCCCGAGATTACCCAGCTCACTTTTCCGACGGCGGCAAGCTTGAAGGTGCCGGACCAGTACGTCGTCAACGTGGCGGGGGTCGAGTTCAAGACGACCGTCACCTACTCGAATATCAACACGCTGAATGACATGGAAGGCGTCGTCGACGATCTGGTGACGAAGATCAACGACGCCGGACTGGCGGTGAACGCCACGCGCAACGCCGCCGGCGCTCTGGTCCTGACCGGCACGACCAACGGCACGAACCTGAACGTCAGCGGCAACAAGCTGGACATCACCGCCACCGACAACGTGCGGGTGGGCGACAGCTACACCGTGCGGGTGGACGGCGTGCCCTATGCGGTCTCGGTCACCGCCGACAACATCCTGACCATGGGGACCTACGGCGGCATCGCCAACGCGCTGGCGGCCCAGATCAACTCGGCCCGGCCGCAGGCGCCGGTCATCGCGTCGGTCGTGAATTCCCAATTGCAGGTCACCGCCCGCAACCCCGGCACGCCCTTCAAGATCGACCAGGAATACACCTCGGGCGCGGCCTCCAACAACCAGGTGACCGGACCGACGATCAGTGCGCCAACGGAATCCCGCGGCCAGCGCCAGGAGTTCTCCTACCCGCAGACGCAGATCGACGTCGGCGACGTCTATTCGGTGTCGATCGACGGTACTCCGATCTCGGTGCAGGTGGACAAGTCCAACTACGGCAACTTCCAGGACATCAACGGCGTCCTGCAGGAGCTGGCCAACCGGGTCAACGCCGCCAACCTGAACGTCGTCGCCACCTCGACCGGCGGCCGGCTGACCCTCACCCACAACACCTCGACCACCGGCAAGTTCGAGGCAAAGGCCAGCATCCAGAACGCCACCGGCAGTTCCGGCACGCTGACCGCCTCGACCACCACCTCCAACGTGGCGGGTGTGCGGCAGTCGGAATCGGTGACGCTGACCGGCACGCCGGGCGACAAGGACGCCGAATACACGGTCATCGTCAACGGCTCGCCGATCACCTACCGGACGACGGGTGAGGAGACCTCGATGGAGACCATCGCGGCCAGCCTCGCCAATCTGGTGAACAAGAACACCTCCCTGCCGGTGACCGCCAGCGCGGAAGGCAGCGTGCTCAAGCTCGTCGCCAAGTCGGCGAGCGGCACGGTGGCCGACCAGTTCACGCTGGAAACCGCCGCCCAGGCCGGCACCACCCCCGCGCACGTCCTGCTGAACTTCGGCACCGATCCCGGCAACGTCGGCACCATCACCAGCGTCAGCACGGCCAAGGTCGGCACCGGCACGGCGGTGACCTCCGCCAACCAGGGGCTGGGGGCGGATGCCAACGTGACCTTCACGGTGGATTACGGCTTCGGCCCGCAGCAGATCACGCTGAACCTCGGCCAGATCGGCAAGTCGGGCGGCGTCACCCAATTCGCCGGCAGCGAGATCAACGTGCGCGAGCTGGTGCAGGACGGCGCCTCGCGCGGCCAGTACAAGGAGGTGGTCTACGGCGACAACGGCGACGTGATCGTGAACTACGACAACGGCCGCAGCCGCACCATCGGCCGCATCCCGGTGGTCACCTTCAACAACCCCAACGCCCTGCAGCGCGAGGCGGGCGGCGTCTACATCGAGACGGACGACGGCGGCCGACCGAACTTCAACGATCCCGACACCAACGGGGCCGGCGCGGTGGTCGCGAACAGCGTGGAATCCTCCAACGTGGACATCGCGGACGAGTTCACCAAGCTGATCGTCACCCAGCGCACCTACTCCGCCAACACCAAGATCGTCACGACCTCCGACGAGATGCTTCAGGAAGTCCTCGGGCTGAAGCGCTAA
- a CDS encoding tetratricopeptide repeat protein, with amino-acid sequence MATLLDVLDAAVNHHMAGRLAEAAQDYRVVLDVEPAQPDALHLLGVTEAQRGAHAAAAALIARSLRLNPDAAAPWANLGGALRSLGAAERADAALTRALALDPALADALTNLGSVRHSLADYPAALAWLGRAERLRPGHPDTALNRGIVLRDARRFAESDACLDALIAARPNHIDAHLARAVSRLVRGDLRAGWDEFEWRPRRLPAPPWAGEPLDGQRILLHAEQGFGDTIQFARYAPLVVRAGGRVILDVHPLQFRLLRSLGPEIQVLVRGPAPAPHDLHCPLMSLPRAFGTDPASIPCPPAYLFAEADEVARWGRRIAEVDTGTGSGPRVGLVWAGNPNHRNDRNRSIPVERLPPLLDTPGLRLFSLQTGDAKAARPAALPDLTAGVRDFADSAAILANLDLVIAVDTATIHLAGALGVPAWLLLPYAPDWRWLLDRADSPWYPSLRLFRQPRPGDWDSVLRAVATELERFAAAQLAPQKQS; translated from the coding sequence ATGGCGACACTCCTGGACGTTCTCGACGCCGCCGTCAACCACCACATGGCCGGGCGCCTCGCCGAGGCGGCGCAGGATTACCGCGTCGTGCTGGACGTGGAGCCGGCGCAGCCCGACGCCCTCCATCTGCTCGGCGTGACCGAGGCCCAGCGCGGCGCTCACGCCGCGGCGGCGGCGCTGATCGCCCGCTCGCTGCGGCTCAACCCCGACGCGGCGGCGCCCTGGGCGAACCTTGGCGGCGCCCTGCGCTCGCTCGGCGCGGCGGAGCGGGCCGACGCCGCGCTGACCCGCGCCCTGGCCCTCGACCCGGCCTTGGCCGACGCCTTGACCAACCTGGGTTCGGTGCGCCATTCGCTGGCCGACTACCCCGCCGCGCTGGCGTGGCTGGGGCGCGCGGAGCGGCTGCGGCCCGGCCATCCGGACACGGCGCTCAACCGGGGTATCGTGCTGCGCGACGCGCGACGCTTCGCAGAGTCCGACGCCTGCCTGGACGCCCTGATCGCCGCGCGGCCAAACCACATCGACGCGCACTTGGCGCGCGCCGTCAGCCGGCTGGTGCGGGGCGACCTGCGCGCCGGATGGGATGAGTTCGAGTGGCGCCCGCGCCGCCTGCCCGCCCCGCCCTGGGCCGGGGAGCCGCTGGACGGCCAACGCATTCTGCTGCACGCCGAGCAGGGATTCGGCGACACCATCCAGTTCGCCCGCTACGCCCCTCTGGTGGTGCGCGCCGGGGGCCGGGTGATCCTGGACGTGCATCCGTTGCAGTTCCGTCTGCTGCGCTCGCTGGGACCGGAGATCCAGGTGCTGGTGCGCGGCCCCGCCCCGGCGCCACACGACCTCCACTGCCCGCTGATGAGCCTGCCGCGCGCCTTCGGCACCGATCCGGCGAGCATCCCCTGCCCCCCCGCATACCTTTTCGCCGAAGCGGACGAGGTGGCGCGCTGGGGCCGCCGGATCGCCGAGGTTGATACGGGAACAGGGTCCGGACCGCGCGTCGGCCTCGTCTGGGCGGGCAACCCGAACCATCGCAACGACCGCAACCGCTCCATCCCCGTCGAGCGGTTGCCCCCGCTGCTCGACACGCCGGGCCTGCGCCTGTTCAGCCTGCAGACCGGCGACGCCAAGGCGGCCCGGCCCGCCGCCCTGCCCGACCTGACCGCGGGCGTCCGCGACTTCGCCGACAGCGCGGCCATCCTGGCGAATCTGGACCTCGTCATCGCGGTCGACACAGCGACCATCCATCTGGCGGGGGCGCTCGGCGTGCCGGCGTGGCTGCTGCTGCCCTACGCGCCGGATTGGCGCTGGCTGCTCGACCGAGCGGACAGCCCCTGGTACCCGTCGCTGCGCCTGTTCCGCCAGCCTCGCCCCGGTGACTGGGACAGCGTCCTGCGCGCCGTCGCCACGGAACTGGAGCGGTTCGCCGCCGCTCAGTTGGCGCCGCAGAAGCAGTCGTAG
- a CDS encoding DUF1491 family protein: MDDRLPTHLWVMAHIRAADAEGVTMMVLRKGDPSRGTVILKLNRLERTFSVLVQVREEERLRWSRGTGADPVDEATADAYIARQTRYDPDVWVIEVEDRKGRHWFEGEVR, translated from the coding sequence ATGGACGACCGTCTGCCGACGCACCTCTGGGTGATGGCGCACATTCGCGCCGCCGATGCCGAAGGCGTCACGATGATGGTTCTGCGCAAGGGGGACCCCAGCCGCGGCACGGTCATCCTGAAACTGAACCGGCTGGAGCGGACCTTCAGCGTGCTGGTCCAGGTGCGCGAGGAAGAGCGGCTGCGCTGGTCGCGCGGCACCGGTGCCGACCCGGTGGACGAGGCGACGGCGGACGCCTACATCGCCCGGCAGACCCGCTATGACCCCGACGTCTGGGTGATCGAGGTCGAGGACCGCAAGGGCCGTCACTGGTTCGAGGGCGAGGTCCGCTGA